A stretch of the Arachis stenosperma cultivar V10309 chromosome 6, arast.V10309.gnm1.PFL2, whole genome shotgun sequence genome encodes the following:
- the LOC130935357 gene encoding uncharacterized protein LOC130935357, whose translation MSPAVVHLRSPITSSAFQTTDSVPDSTSHSSFHHHTPFPHFNAEALNPSSATATAAPAGGASMSRGRTRARLVKQRKKQSASQHVKPRDATPGFDSVPSDQVTGNISDLNGFSVGSVGLESGVRACDGGSSNCYRKLGGDSFVFGATSVSSGSARDLGSEQGRESSVGSVHGREGAADRETEVGKSDPVEFVFSATRSDRESNLGRKTGESAAGVGFGDERKRGLNSELRDWSVNAKGFVFCADQNGFVDNSNAQNEKSGESVENSVFGDAGDREGRDGAECAKQDSFRFVFGSCNGEASSFKVENQGNLDGTRNFDPGMGNFNYTKAATDGNSNVNDNKKHGYGSSNNISTAYGATPAYKLTDEMEKLNIDHSKEADVTRDSTNSHVNDSTGFVFGGRENVYDYFSTGSGTNANGHKSCSSAASGNIGGQYFKACKPNDVQDRTGCGIACGFTRVPCTPKPPKDSEVNGATSSFSSSSVGLDSISNNYTSAGHPLSGNHDKCDNYFTSIPEALKESFMGFKPPMWDPSAFKDNLFPKLDKKLESTQKVRSSKEKGSKHMRRKLKPHSLNKKQTRLDPSYKENSSLETPDSSGCHSPMDFSPYQEMAAEDQDVKDENLAGVGRGTDINRTDQRCGGSDNEQFSSHFGSFPVGDFHSSGPEVVWPTLKTQQFSSNAFDSGVDYSSINERQKDDLFCSVHDLGDSKEKDFAFSASSTVAGTSSPLKRKQKKKFRSKIGCNSFVISPKPNGKFGSSVQFSPLTTSNMPSHFDGMDRSQVNHLFKEGDFASSVTIHEACEKWRLRGNKSYKDGDLSKAEEFYTLGINSVPTSESGCQIKPLLLCYSNRAATRMSLGRIREALGDCKMASALDPTFLKVQMRTANCHLLLGEIENAMQCFSKCMDSGNAICLDRRVVVEAAEGLQKAQKVVECSNNAAKHLKERTSDAAETALELLTKALSISSYSERLLSLKAEALFLLQRYGEAIQLCEQSQCLAEKNFDMANSSTDNLNISTSDSYASVKLWRSSLISKCYFHLGRLETSLNILEKLQQVGSVNDKCVIHEIRELLSLAATIRELLDQKRAGNENFKLGKYTEAVEHYTSAISSNIKSRPFVAICFGNRAAAYQALGQIADAIADCSMAIALDTNYVKAISRRATLHEMVRDYEHAACDLRKLISVLESQSNQKANQSDSPSGSPAVKELRQAHQRLSSVEDQAKRGLPLDFYLILGTKPADTANDIKKAYHKAALKHHPDKAGQFLARSEIGDEGQAWKEILQEVHKDADRLFKMIGEAYTVLSDSQKRSEYDLEEELRTLSKQSNRGGTCRRSTDSNGYGRAADGYRSPSDRSYYRRNGRDHWRTYGHSYSRW comes from the exons ATGTCCCCGGCGGTGGTGCATCTCCGATCTCCGATCACCTCCTCCGCCTTTCAAACCACCGATTCCGTTCCCGATTCCACCTCGCATTCTTCGTTCCATCATCACACTCCTTTTCCTCATTTCAACGCCGAAGCCTTAAACCCTTCCTCCGCCACCGCAACTGCTGCCCCCGCCGGAGGAGCTTCCATGTCCCGTGGGAGGACAAGGGCAAGACTCGTCAAGCAGAGGAAGAAACAATCGGCTTCTCAGCACGTGAAGCCACGTGATGCTACCCCTGGCTTCGATTCCGTTCCCTCCGATCAGGTAACCGGTAATATTAGCGACTTGAATGGTTTTTCGGTAGGTTCTGTTGGACTGGAAAGTGGTGTTAGAGCTTGTGATGGTGGTTCTTCGAACTGTTATCGCAAGCTTGGGGGCGATAGTTTTGTATTTGGTGCTACTTCAGTCAGCTCTGGTTCTGCTAGGGATTTGGGTTCCGAGCAGGGTAGAGAAAGTTCTGTAGGTTCTGTTCATGGAAGGGAGGGTGCAGCTGACAGGGAAACGGAGGTTGGGAAGAGTGATCCTGTAGAATTTGTGTTTAGTGCTACGCGGAGTGATAGGGAATCGAATTTGGGTAGGAAAACCGGTGAAAGTGCTGCAGGGGTGGGTTTTGGTGATGAAAGAAAGAGGGGATTGAATTCTGAGCTGAGGGATTGGTCGGTTAATGCTAAGGGGTTTGTTTTTTGTGCTGATCAGAATGGTTTTGTCGATAATTCCAATGCACAAAATGAGAAATCTGGCGAATCTGTTGAAAACTCAGTGTTTGGTGATGCTGGGGATAGAGAAGGTAGGGATGGAGCTGAGTGTGCAAAGCAGGATAGTTTTCGTTTTGTTTTTGGTAGCTGCAACGGTGAAGCATCGAGTTTTAAGGTGGAAAACCAGGGAAATCTTGATGGGACAAGAAATTTTGATCCTGGAATGGGTAATTTTAATTATACCAAGGCTGCAACAGATGGTAATAGTAATGTTAATGATAATAAGAAGCATGGATATGGAAGTAGTAATAATATTTCTACGGCTTATGGTGCCACTCCTGCATATAAATTAACGGATGAGATGGAGAAACTGAACATCGACCACTCTAAGGAGGCTGACGTCACTAGAGATTCTACAAATTCACATGTAAATGATAGCACTGGCTTTGTGTTTGGAGGACGTGAGAATGTTTATGACTATTTTAGTACTGGTTCAGGAACTAATGCTAATGGTCACAAGTCTTGTTCTAGTGCTGCTTCTGGGAATATTGGTGGGCAATATTTTAAAGCATGTAAACCAAATGATGTTCAAGATAGAACTGGTTGTGGCATTGCCTGTGGTTTTACAAGAGTACCTTGCACCCCTAAGCCACCCAAAGATTCAGAAGTGAATGGAGCTACTTCATCATTTTCCTCCTCATCAGTTGGTCTTGACTCCATTTCAAATAATTATACTTCTGCAGGCCATCCCTTGAGTGGCAATCATGATAAGTGCGATAATTATTTTACAAGTATTCCAGAGGCATTGAAGGAGTCTTTTATGGGATTTAAACCTCCAATGTGGGATCCTTCTGCTTTTAAAGACAACTTATTTCCAAAGTTggataaaaaattagaatccaCACAAAAGGTCAGATCATCTAAAGAAAAGGGATCAAAACATATGAGGAGAAAATTGAAGCCACATTCGTTgaataagaaacaaacaaggcTGGATCCTTCGTACAAGGAAAATAGTTCATTGGAAACCCCTGATTCCTCTGGTTGCCACTCACCTATGGATTTTTCTCCCTATCAGGAAATGGCAGCAGAGGATCAAGATGTGAAAGATGAAAACTTGGCTGGTGTTGGGAGAGGAACAGATATAAATAGAACTGATCAAAGATGTGGTGGTTCTGATAATGAGCAGTTCTCATCACATTTCGGAAGTTTTCCTGTAGGTGATTTTCATTCTTCTGGTCCTGAAGTAGTCTGGCCTACTTTGAAAACCCAGCAATTTAGTAGTAATGCATTTGATTCTGGGGTTGACTATAGCTCAATCAATGAAAGGCAAAAAGATGATCTATTTTGCTCTGTTCATGATCTGGGTGATTCGAAGGAGAAAGATTTTGCATTTTCTGCATCATCTACTGTAGCGGGTACTTCTTCACCATTAAAGCgtaaacagaagaaaaaatttaggAGCAAAATCGGCTGCAATTCATTTGTCATCTCTCCTAAACCAAATGGAAAGTTTGGATCTTCTGTGCAATTTTCACCACTAACCACTTCCAACATGCCATCACATTTTGATGGGATGGATAGATCTCAAGTCAATCATCTGTTCAAGGAAGGGGATTTTGCATCGTCAGTTACAATCCATGAAGCCTGTGAAAAGTGGAGGCTCAG GGGGAACAAATCCTACAAGGATGGAGATCTTTCTAAAGCTGAGGAATTCTACACACTGGGGATAAATTCTGTTCCAACAAGTGAATCAGGATGCCAGATCAAACCGCTTTTACTTTGTTATAGCAACCGGGCAGCAACACGCATGAGTCTTGGAAGGATTAGGGAAGCTCTAGGGGATTGCAAGATGGCTTCTGCTCTGGACCCAACCTTTTTGAAAGTACAGATGAGAACTGCTAA CTGTCACCTTTTGTTGGGAGAAATAGAAAATGCTATGCAGTGTTTTAGTAAGTGTATGGACTCAGGTAATGCTATTTGTTTAGATCGGAGAGTTGTAGTAGAAGCAGCTGAAGGTTTACAAAAGGCTCAG AAAGTGGTTGAGTGTTCAAACAATGCTGCCAAACATTTGAAGGAAAGGACTTCTGATGCAGCTGAGACTGCTTTAGAACTACTTACAAAGGCATTGTCAATAAGTTCATATTCAGAAAGATTGCTTTCACTGAAGGCAGAGGCTTTATTTTTG CTGCAAAGATATGGTGAAGCAATTCAGCTTTGTGAACAGAGTCAGTGTCTTGCAGAAAAGAATTTTGACATGGCAAATAGCAGCACAGACAATTTAAATATTTCCACATCTGATAGTTACGCATCTGTAAAATTGTGGAGGTCATCTCTGATATCCAAGTGTTACTTTCACTTGGGACGGCTTGAGACATCACTTAATATTCTTGAGAAATTGCAGCAAGTTGGGTCTGTCAATGACAA ATGTGTCATTCATGAAATCAGAGAGTTACTGTCATTAGCTGCTACTATAAGAGAACTTCTAGATCAGAAG AGAGCTGGAAATGAAAACTTTAAATTGGGAAAGTATACAGAAGCTGTGGAGCATTACACTTCTGCCATATCTAGCAATATCAAATCACGGCCTTTTGTGGCTATATGTTTTGGCAACCGTGCTGCTGCTTATCAGGCATTGGGCCAAATTGCTGATGCCATTGCAGACTGCAGCATGGCTATAGCCCTTGATACAAATTATGTGAAG GCAATTTCAAGAAGGGCCACCTTGCATGAGATGGTACGAGATTATGAGCACGCAGCTTGTGACCTGAGGAAACTAATATCTGTTCTTGAATCTCAATCTAATCAAAAGGCTAACCAGTCTGATTCACCAAGTGGATCACCTGCCGTGAAAGAATTAAGGCAAGCTCATCAACGCCTGAGTTCAGTGGAAGATCAAGCCAAAAGGGGATTACCTTTAGACTTTTACCTCATTCT AGGAACCAAACCAGCTGATACAGCAAATGACATCAAGAAGGCATACCACAAGGCCGCTCTCAAACATCATCCAGACAAG GCTGGCCAGTTTCTGGCAAGAAGTGAAATTGGAGATGAAGGCCAGGCGTGGAAGGAGATTTTACAGGAGGTGCACAAGGATGCCGATAGGCTTTTTAAAATGATTGGAGAGGCATATACTGTGCTTTCAGACTCTCAGAAG CGTTCGGAGTATGATCTGGAAGAGGAGCTGAGGACACTTTCTAAGCAGAGTAACAGAGGCGGCACATGCAGGAGATCAACGGATTCTAATGGGTATGGAAGAGCCGCTGATGGTTATAGGTCTCCCTCTGACAGATCTTATTACAGACGAAATGGACGGGATCATTGGAGGACATACGGGCACTCGTATTCTCGGTGGTAA